CAGTCCTTCGCCGAGAACTCCAGCGGCAGGTCCCACACCGGCACGGTCAGGCCGTGCGCCCGGAACGAGCCGACCAGCTTGGTGTCCTCGCCCAGCGAGCTGAGGCCGGCCGCGGACAGCCGCGCCAGCGCGTCCAGCAGCTTCTCCTCCGGCACCGTCATGACCCAGCGCAGGTGGTTCTTGTCCGGGGTGCCGCACCAGTAGGCGGCGTCCACGCCGGCGACCTTCTCGGTCGGGATCACCGAGGCGTTGGCGCGCTCCAGCGAGGCGGCGACCTCGCCGGTCGCGGACTCGGCGTCGTCCAGCCAGAACTCGAAGCCGGTGTGCACGGTGGGGGCGAAGCCCGCCGAGGTGTCCAGCAGGTCCTGCAGGCGGCGGCCGCCCGGCACGGTCCGGCGGGACGGCACCGGGGTGCCCGGCTCGGTGGCGAGCGCCAGTTCCAGCGCGTCGGCCAGGTCGCGGCTCAGGTCGCCCGAGCTCGACTGGGTCTGCAGGCCCAGCAGGATCGAGCCGTCCGCCCGGCGCAGCGCCGGCCAGGCCAGCGGCAGCACCGTCGCCAGCGTCACCGACGGCACCTCACCGACGGCGCCCTCCGTCACCCCCGCGGCCAGCGCCAGCG
This genomic window from Streptomyces sp. TLI_235 contains:
- a CDS encoding SEC-C motif-containing protein, coding for MAKKAAKSSSQPSTATATGEIPVVGAREKCPCGSGRRYKACHGREAAHAVQELVHRPFEGLAGEADWVALRELVPAATAPLALAAGVTEGAVGEVPSVTLATVLPLAWPALRRADGSILLGLQTQSSSGDLSRDLADALELALATEPGTPVPSRRTVPGGRRLQDLLDTSAGFAPTVHTGFEFWLDDAESATGEVAASLERANASVIPTEKVAGVDAAYWCGTPDKNHLRWVMTVPEEKLLDALARLSAAGLSSLGEDTKLVGSFRAHGLTVPVWDLPLEFSAKDCEQPAAEFAERLAGALAETAPLTAEERRARANLVSRQITLN